In Blautia wexlerae DSM 19850, a single window of DNA contains:
- a CDS encoding YggS family pyridoxal phosphate-dependent enzyme — protein MLADKLNLVKKNIEEACDTAGRSPQEVTLIAVSKTKPVEMLKEAYDAGARVFGENKVQEIVDKYDQMPSDVQWHMIGHLQRNKVKYIIDKVSMIHSVDSVRLAEAIEKEAAKKDICMPVLIEVNVAGEESKFGLSVEEVLPFLEEISSYEHLQVKGLMTIAPFVANPEENREVFQKLKKLSVDIAAKNINNVNMSVLSMGMTNDYQVAVEEGATMVRVGTGIFGERDYSIKED, from the coding sequence ATGTTAGCTGATAAACTAAACCTTGTGAAAAAGAATATTGAAGAGGCCTGCGATACTGCAGGGCGTTCTCCCCAAGAGGTAACTCTTATTGCGGTCAGTAAGACCAAACCGGTGGAAATGCTGAAAGAAGCATATGATGCGGGTGCAAGAGTGTTTGGGGAGAATAAGGTTCAGGAGATCGTAGATAAATACGATCAGATGCCATCAGATGTACAGTGGCACATGATCGGACATTTACAGAGAAATAAAGTGAAATATATTATTGATAAAGTATCTATGATACACTCTGTAGATTCTGTTCGCCTGGCAGAGGCCATCGAAAAAGAGGCAGCAAAAAAAGATATCTGCATGCCGGTTCTGATCGAAGTAAATGTAGCAGGAGAGGAAAGTAAGTTTGGCCTTTCAGTCGAAGAGGTATTACCATTTCTGGAAGAAATTTCTTCTTATGAGCATCTTCAGGTAAAAGGACTTATGACAATTGCACCATTTGTAGCAAATCCTGAAGAAAACAGAGAAGTTTTTCAAAAATTAAAGAAATTAAGTGTTGACATTGCGGCCAAAAACATTAATAATGTTAATATGAGCGTCCTGAGTATGGGAATGACAAATGATTATCAGGTCGCAGTTGAGGAAGGGGCCACTATGGTGCGCGTGGGAACGGGTATCTTTGGCGAAAGAGATTACTCAATAAAAGAAGATTAA
- a CDS encoding cell division protein SepF, whose translation MGVLDKFLDAIKLNDDYDDDGFLDDDLLDEEEDDDFLDDDFDEKPKKKFFDKFSKKKESDDNDDFDDVEEKAVKTAPKQASAPKQTASAPSKVTVKQERAERQTRPAASSKITPMRSSRKSNQGPNMEVCVIKPSSMEDTREIADTLVDNSTVILNLEGIDVELAQRIIDFTSGACYSLGGSLQKVSSYIFVLGPYNVDITGDLQNILGGSAPSVRAGY comes from the coding sequence ATGGGCGTTTTAGATAAATTTTTAGATGCCATCAAATTAAACGATGATTACGATGATGATGGATTCTTAGATGATGATCTGTTAGATGAGGAAGAAGATGATGACTTTCTCGATGACGATTTCGATGAGAAACCAAAGAAGAAATTTTTTGATAAATTCTCTAAGAAAAAAGAATCCGACGATAATGATGACTTCGATGATGTAGAAGAGAAAGCAGTAAAGACAGCTCCTAAACAGGCATCTGCTCCAAAACAGACCGCTTCGGCTCCGTCTAAGGTTACGGTTAAACAGGAACGCGCCGAACGCCAGACACGTCCTGCAGCATCTTCCAAGATTACTCCAATGAGAAGCAGCCGCAAATCAAATCAGGGCCCAAATATGGAAGTCTGTGTGATCAAACCTTCTTCTATGGAAGATACGCGTGAGATTGCTGACACTTTAGTAGATAATTCTACTGTTATTTTGAATCTGGAGGGAATTGATGTGGAACTGGCACAGAGAATCATCGATTTCACGTCCGGTGCATGCTATTCTTTAGGCGGCAGTCTTCAGAAAGTATCCAGCTATATCTTTGTACTTGGACCGTACAATGTAGATATTACCGGTGACCTTCAGAATATTCTGGGAGGCTCTGCTCCGTCTGTAAGAGCAGGATATTGA
- a CDS encoding RNA-binding protein produces the protein MEKDEFFLKRIRELANLSWQRDIVTFSDFLNLNEQNIVSSLKHQFPQIVMETSGGYENAERQMVAFHPDALAFTWEYPIDCLRIEPKALKFSEELSHRDYLGALLNLGVDRSVIGDIVVQKKAAWFFCHNKMTEFFLENLCRVRHTNILITKMEDSDEFPRPVLESVSGTCASVRLDSLISLAFKTSRSSMVSYIEGGQVFVNGKLITSNGYEPKEGDIISVRGKGRFIFDGVSHQTKKGRCSVRILRYV, from the coding sequence ATGGAAAAAGACGAATTTTTTCTTAAGAGAATCCGGGAATTGGCAAATCTCTCCTGGCAGAGAGATATCGTTACATTTTCGGATTTTCTTAATTTAAATGAACAGAATATAGTCAGTAGCCTGAAACATCAGTTTCCCCAGATTGTTATGGAGACGTCCGGAGGCTATGAGAATGCGGAGCGTCAGATGGTTGCATTTCATCCTGATGCTCTTGCTTTTACATGGGAATATCCCATCGACTGTCTGAGGATTGAACCAAAAGCTCTTAAATTCTCTGAAGAGCTTTCTCATCGTGATTATCTTGGTGCACTTCTCAATCTTGGAGTAGACAGAAGTGTGATCGGTGATATTGTTGTTCAGAAAAAAGCTGCCTGGTTTTTCTGCCATAACAAAATGACGGAATTCTTTCTTGAAAATCTGTGTCGGGTCCGTCATACCAATATTCTGATCACAAAAATGGAGGATTCTGATGAATTTCCACGCCCTGTCCTTGAATCTGTCAGCGGTACTTGCGCTTCGGTACGTCTGGATTCATTGATCTCGCTTGCTTTTAAGACATCCAGAAGCAGTATGGTATCTTATATTGAAGGCGGGCAGGTTTTTGTCAACGGAAAACTGATCACCAGCAACGGATATGAGCCGAAAGAGGGTGATATTATATCTGTACGTGGGAAAGGACGGTTCATTTTTGACGGTGTTTCTCACCAGACAAAAAAAGGACGCTGCAGTGTGCGCATTTTGCGCTATGTGTAA
- the aroB gene encoding 3-dehydroquinate synthase: protein MAEQKLLVKREGDFHYPIYFKNDFQDLAGAVREEGLENRKICIVTDSHVAPLYHEAVKSALQEISSEIFSFVFEAGEKNKNLNTVQELYKTLIENEMDRKGLLVALGGGVVGDLTGFGASTYLRGIDFIQVPTTLLAQVDSSVGGKTGVDFLQYKNMVGAFHQPRLVYMNMSTLQSLPNREFTCGMGEILKTGLICDEEFFRFVCKNQPEISKLDLSMLSRMIRRCCEIKAGVVERDPKEQGERALLNLGHTVGHAVEKMKNFQLLHGQCVGVGLIAAAYLSMQRGLLTEEEYEEIRKGCHSYNLPLSVDSLNAGDVLAATKKDKKMEAGHIKFILMDGIGKSFIDKTVTDEELLQAIREILI, encoded by the coding sequence ATGGCAGAACAGAAATTACTTGTAAAACGGGAAGGAGATTTCCATTATCCTATTTATTTTAAAAATGACTTTCAGGATCTTGCCGGTGCGGTCAGAGAAGAAGGACTTGAAAACCGGAAAATCTGTATTGTGACAGACAGTCATGTTGCACCTCTTTATCATGAGGCAGTTAAATCAGCTCTTCAGGAAATTTCCTCTGAAATATTCTCTTTTGTATTTGAAGCTGGTGAAAAGAACAAAAACCTGAATACAGTACAGGAATTATATAAAACTTTGATTGAGAATGAAATGGACAGAAAAGGTCTGCTGGTTGCGCTGGGCGGCGGTGTTGTAGGTGATCTGACAGGTTTCGGAGCTTCCACTTACCTGAGAGGGATTGATTTTATCCAGGTTCCTACTACGCTTCTGGCACAGGTTGACAGCAGCGTAGGAGGTAAAACAGGTGTTGACTTCCTTCAGTACAAAAACATGGTAGGAGCTTTCCATCAGCCCCGCCTTGTATATATGAATATGAGTACCCTGCAGTCTCTTCCGAATCGGGAATTCACCTGTGGAATGGGTGAAATTCTTAAGACAGGACTGATCTGCGATGAAGAGTTCTTCCGTTTTGTATGTAAGAATCAGCCTGAGATCAGTAAATTGGATCTGAGTATGCTTTCCAGAATGATCCGCAGATGCTGCGAGATCAAGGCAGGTGTGGTAGAGCGTGATCCGAAGGAGCAGGGAGAACGTGCACTTTTAAATCTTGGTCACACAGTCGGACATGCAGTCGAAAAAATGAAAAACTTTCAGCTGCTTCATGGACAGTGTGTTGGAGTCGGTCTGATCGCTGCCGCTTATCTTTCCATGCAGAGAGGATTATTAACAGAAGAAGAATACGAAGAGATCAGAAAAGGGTGCCATTCTTATAATCTTCCTCTTTCTGTTGATTCACTGAATGCCGGGGATGTCCTGGCAGCAACAAAAAAAGACAAAAAAATGGAAGCCGGTCATATTAAATTTATCCTTATGGACGGGATCGGTAAAAGTTTTATAGACAAAACTGTCACAGATGAAGAACTGCTCCAGGCAATCCGGGAGATTCTGATATGA
- the lspA gene encoding signal peptidase II: protein MTAVSSVSSCMHWIRGCIIILLLTILDQGSKSLVLAQLKDQPDISLIPGVLQLRYLENRGMAFGLFEGKIPVFVILCLLFFGVFIYVYARIPKNRYYLPLSVTALVMVSGALGNFIDRVCRGYVVDFIYFSLIDFPVFNIADMYVVCSGILLVMLVCFRYKNDEDYDFLRIKKD from the coding sequence ATGACAGCTGTTTCCTCCGTATCTTCATGTATGCACTGGATCAGAGGCTGTATTATTATCCTTTTGCTGACAATCCTGGATCAGGGAAGTAAATCTCTTGTTCTGGCACAACTGAAAGATCAGCCTGATATCTCTCTCATTCCAGGAGTTCTTCAATTACGGTATCTCGAAAATCGTGGAATGGCCTTTGGATTGTTTGAAGGTAAAATTCCGGTGTTTGTGATTTTGTGCCTTTTGTTTTTTGGTGTATTTATCTATGTATATGCCAGAATCCCGAAAAACAGATATTATCTGCCGCTGTCAGTAACTGCACTGGTAATGGTTTCCGGTGCTCTTGGAAATTTTATTGACAGAGTATGCAGAGGCTATGTTGTGGATTTTATCTATTTTTCACTGATTGATTTTCCGGTATTTAATATAGCGGATATGTATGTGGTATGCAGTGGCATATTACTTGTTATGCTGGTGTGTTTCAGATACAAAAATGATGAAGATTATGACTTCTTAAGAATAAAAAAGGATTAG
- a CDS encoding RluA family pseudouridine synthase, whose protein sequence is MEILNYQVSDGQSGIRIDRYLSEMNEELSRSYIQKLLKEQKITVNGSTVKANYKVQEGDEISVAVPDIKEPDILPEDIPLDILYEDDDVLIVNKPKGMVVHPSAGHTSGTLVNAIMFHCKDNLSGINGVLRPGIVHRIDKDTTGALLVCKNDNAHRNLAEQLKEHSIRRRYRAIVAGVLKEDEGTIEGPIGRHPIDRKKMAVNYKNGKDAVTHYKVLERFKNATYVECRLETGRTHQIRVHMTSIGHPLLGDEVYGSGKNPYHLQGQTLHAMILGFVHPSTGEYMEFTAPLPEYFVKLLEKLRK, encoded by the coding sequence ATGGAAATTCTTAATTATCAGGTTTCTGACGGTCAGTCCGGTATCCGGATTGACCGCTATCTTTCTGAAATGAACGAAGAACTGTCACGTTCTTATATTCAAAAGCTGCTTAAAGAGCAGAAAATAACCGTCAATGGTTCTACTGTAAAAGCCAACTACAAAGTTCAGGAAGGAGATGAAATCTCCGTAGCAGTTCCTGACATAAAAGAGCCGGATATACTTCCGGAAGATATCCCTCTGGATATTCTTTATGAAGATGATGATGTACTTATTGTAAATAAACCAAAGGGGATGGTGGTTCATCCCAGTGCCGGACATACTTCCGGAACATTGGTAAATGCTATTATGTTTCACTGTAAGGACAATCTGTCGGGGATCAATGGTGTTCTGCGTCCTGGTATTGTCCACAGAATCGATAAGGATACCACAGGTGCACTTCTTGTATGCAAGAATGATAATGCACACCGCAACCTGGCAGAACAGTTAAAAGAGCATTCTATCAGGCGTAGATACCGGGCAATCGTAGCAGGAGTACTGAAAGAAGACGAAGGGACGATCGAAGGTCCCATCGGGCGCCATCCGATTGACCGCAAAAAGATGGCTGTCAACTATAAAAACGGCAAGGATGCTGTCACACATTATAAAGTTCTGGAACGTTTCAAAAATGCCACTTATGTGGAATGCCGTCTGGAAACAGGCAGAACGCATCAGATTCGTGTGCATATGACAAGTATCGGTCATCCACTTCTGGGTGATGAAGTGTACGGTTCCGGTAAGAATCCTTATCATCTGCAGGGACAGACGCTTCATGCAATGATTCTTGGCTTTGTTCATCCATCAACGGGCGAATATATGGAGTTTACAGCTCCTTTACCTGAATATTTCGTTAAATTATTAGAAAAATTACGAAAGTAG
- a CDS encoding AAA family ATPase produces the protein MNSTSSIITIGREYGSGGRQIGQEVAKYFGIKCYDKELLEHAANESGICKELFENHDERPTNSFLYSLVMDTYSFGYSSSGFTDMPMNHKVFLAQFDAIKKLASEGPCVMVGRCADYALSEYKDCFSVFVHADTDWRINRLSQKHNKTAKEAKDMINKTDKSRSSYYNYYTNKKWGAASSYNLCVDSSKLGIDGAAKAIIQAIEIFDSIKNK, from the coding sequence ATGAATAGTACGAGTTCAATTATTACAATTGGTCGTGAGTACGGCAGTGGAGGAAGACAGATAGGTCAGGAAGTTGCCAAATATTTTGGTATTAAATGTTATGATAAAGAACTTCTCGAACATGCAGCAAATGAAAGCGGTATCTGCAAAGAACTTTTTGAGAATCATGATGAAAGACCAACTAACAGCTTTTTATATTCTCTGGTCATGGATACCTACTCATTTGGTTATTCTTCTTCAGGATTTACAGATATGCCTATGAACCACAAAGTATTTCTTGCACAGTTTGACGCAATCAAGAAACTGGCCTCCGAAGGTCCATGCGTTATGGTCGGAAGATGTGCAGATTATGCGTTGTCAGAGTATAAAGACTGTTTCAGTGTATTTGTACATGCAGATACAGACTGGAGGATTAACCGTCTTTCACAGAAACATAATAAAACTGCAAAAGAAGCAAAAGACATGATCAATAAGACAGACAAGAGCCGTTCCAGTTACTATAATTACTACACCAATAAGAAATGGGGTGCTGCTTCAAGCTACAATCTCTGCGTAGACAGCAGCAAACTTGGAATTGATGGTGCAGCAAAAGCAATCATTCAGGCAATTGAGATTTTTGATTCCATAAAAAATAAATAG
- a CDS encoding AI-2E family transporter has translation MKFRWDNRYLHWGVTAFLVIAASMLFYYGIFHMKTLIVGIKTFLGIMAPIIYGVILAYILSPLINLFEQKLIYPQLEKHNIKLQKKGKRAIRWGCVLFSMFLFWIIIYALLMMVLPQLIRSIMSIIYSFPYYIKVIEKWLNSFVEHGWKLNPEMLDMINQYSVKAQEYLTTDILPQMQDMLKNVSAGIFDILIFMKNFLIGAIVALYVLADKEKFVAKSKMMVYAILPHKWANMLIRVMRFTDKTFGGFIYGKLLDSAIIGILCYFGMLLLDLPYPILISVIIGVTNVIPFFGPYIGAIPCILLILVVDPIKGLYFAIFILLLQQFDGNILGPKILGDSTGLSSFMVIVAIMIGGGLFGVPGMIAGVPVFAVLYALIWRLINHSLNDKKMPAEEETYINIDCLDEQTGEVLPLCKEEKHKVSPEELEARKNNFFMKIWNPLSGLVITIWKYLLRILNIIWGYIKKAGIFLKNRYVELNNKREKNK, from the coding sequence ATGAAATTTCGTTGGGACAACCGATATTTACACTGGGGTGTAACCGCTTTTCTGGTAATTGCCGCCAGTATGCTGTTTTATTATGGCATATTTCACATGAAAACCCTGATCGTGGGAATCAAAACTTTTCTGGGAATTATGGCGCCTATTATCTATGGTGTAATCCTTGCTTATATTCTCAGTCCGCTGATCAATCTCTTTGAGCAGAAGCTGATCTATCCGCAGCTGGAAAAGCATAATATTAAGTTACAGAAAAAAGGAAAACGGGCTATTCGATGGGGATGTGTCCTTTTTTCCATGTTCCTGTTCTGGATTATCATTTACGCATTACTGATGATGGTGCTTCCTCAGTTGATCCGAAGTATCATGAGTATTATTTACAGTTTTCCGTACTATATAAAAGTTATTGAAAAGTGGCTCAATTCATTTGTTGAGCATGGATGGAAACTGAATCCTGAAATGCTCGATATGATCAATCAGTACTCTGTAAAAGCACAGGAATATCTTACTACCGATATTCTTCCGCAGATGCAGGATATGCTCAAAAATGTTTCAGCAGGTATTTTTGATATCCTGATCTTTATGAAGAATTTTCTGATCGGTGCCATTGTAGCTTTGTATGTACTTGCAGACAAAGAGAAATTTGTTGCCAAAAGCAAAATGATGGTATATGCTATATTGCCTCATAAATGGGCAAATATGCTTATACGCGTTATGCGTTTTACAGACAAGACTTTTGGTGGTTTCATATACGGAAAACTTCTGGATTCTGCTATTATTGGAATTTTGTGTTATTTTGGAATGTTGCTTTTGGATTTGCCGTATCCAATTCTTATCAGTGTAATTATCGGTGTGACAAATGTCATTCCGTTTTTTGGTCCTTACATCGGAGCCATTCCATGTATTTTGCTTATTTTAGTAGTAGATCCCATAAAAGGTCTGTATTTTGCAATTTTTATCCTGCTTCTTCAGCAGTTTGATGGAAATATCCTTGGTCCGAAAATTCTCGGGGACTCTACCGGACTTTCCAGTTTTATGGTTATTGTTGCCATCATGATCGGGGGCGGTCTCTTTGGGGTTCCGGGAATGATTGCAGGAGTTCCTGTATTTGCCGTACTTTATGCTCTGATCTGGAGATTGATCAATCATTCTCTTAATGACAAAAAAATGCCGGCAGAAGAGGAGACATATATAAATATTGACTGTCTGGATGAACAGACAGGTGAAGTACTTCCTCTTTGCAAGGAAGAAAAACACAAGGTTTCACCGGAAGAACTGGAAGCGAGAAAAAATAATTTCTTTATGAAAATATGGAATCCGCTTTCCGGACTGGTCATAACCATATGGAAATATCTCCTGCGGATTTTAAACATAATATGGGGATATATCAAAAAAGCAGGGATTTTCCTGAAGAACAGATATGTTGAATTAAATAATAAACGAGAGAAAAATAAGTAA
- a CDS encoding peptidoglycan DD-metalloendopeptidase family protein, whose product MKKKKLYLTAFLLVLALALQGGIFSGFSVPVQAAATSKKQTGFVKKNGSWYYYDKNGKKATGWYKSATGNQYYFGKTGAAKAGILTISGKKYCFNEKGKMLTTWQTVNGKTYFFDEKKGYMHTGWVTTAAGNKYYFWNDGVIRSGFHKVNNVYYCFNEKGKMYKNCFRKSGNSTYYLQANGTMAKGRLKVKGSWYSFNRNTGQLVRSGWYKETDGSYYYAASNGKLVKGFYKPDSYYRYFRKSDCKLVTGWQTINGHKYYFKKTNGIRYDDIILKSSSGKRYYFESDGKLASSKWITKKSAHYYAKSDGVLASGWLTVDGKKYYMNPSTCERESGWVTVDGEKYYLSSSTGALVTNQWIDDNHYVGEDGSLIPDYQNGVSFRWPLSSGYSYISSYFGNRESPGGIGSTNHKGIDIPAPTGTPIYAAASGTIVAMLSPASSGGAGYYTKINHDGKGLITEYMHQSKFNPNLSVGDKVKKGDIIGYVGSTGNSTGPHLHFGVMVNGVNQNPLNYVKRPS is encoded by the coding sequence ATGAAGAAAAAAAAGTTATATTTGACAGCTTTTCTTTTGGTTCTGGCACTGGCTCTGCAGGGTGGAATCTTTTCCGGTTTCTCTGTACCGGTTCAGGCTGCAGCAACTTCCAAAAAGCAGACAGGATTTGTGAAAAAAAACGGAAGCTGGTACTATTACGATAAGAACGGAAAAAAAGCTACTGGCTGGTACAAAAGTGCTACAGGAAATCAGTACTATTTCGGAAAGACCGGTGCAGCCAAAGCCGGAATTCTGACCATCAGTGGAAAAAAGTACTGTTTTAATGAAAAAGGTAAAATGCTTACTACCTGGCAGACAGTAAATGGAAAAACGTATTTCTTTGATGAAAAAAAAGGGTATATGCATACCGGATGGGTTACTACAGCTGCAGGGAATAAATATTATTTCTGGAATGACGGGGTGATACGATCCGGTTTCCATAAAGTAAATAATGTATATTATTGCTTTAATGAAAAAGGAAAAATGTATAAAAACTGTTTTCGCAAAAGCGGGAATTCCACCTATTATCTTCAGGCCAATGGCACTATGGCAAAAGGGCGTCTGAAAGTAAAGGGAAGCTGGTATTCCTTTAACAGAAATACCGGTCAGCTGGTCAGAAGCGGATGGTATAAAGAAACAGACGGTTCTTATTATTATGCAGCTTCAAATGGTAAACTTGTCAAAGGCTTCTATAAACCGGATTCCTATTATCGGTATTTCAGGAAATCAGATTGTAAACTGGTTACGGGATGGCAGACGATCAACGGACACAAGTATTATTTTAAGAAAACTAATGGAATCCGTTACGATGATATTATTCTGAAATCGTCATCTGGGAAAAGATATTATTTTGAGTCTGACGGAAAACTTGCCAGCAGTAAGTGGATCACGAAAAAAAGTGCTCATTATTATGCGAAATCAGATGGGGTGCTGGCCTCTGGATGGCTGACAGTAGACGGAAAGAAATATTATATGAATCCTTCTACATGTGAACGTGAAAGTGGGTGGGTTACTGTAGATGGAGAGAAGTATTACCTGAGTTCCTCCACAGGTGCTCTGGTTACAAATCAGTGGATTGATGATAATCATTATGTTGGAGAAGATGGTTCTCTTATTCCTGACTATCAGAACGGAGTTTCTTTTCGGTGGCCTTTAAGCTCCGGTTATTCCTATATCAGCAGTTATTTTGGAAACAGGGAATCTCCGGGAGGAATCGGTTCTACCAATCATAAAGGAATTGACATTCCTGCTCCTACAGGAACACCGATTTATGCGGCAGCATCAGGAACCATTGTTGCCATGCTTTCACCGGCATCGTCAGGCGGTGCCGGATATTATACCAAGATCAATCATGATGGAAAGGGACTTATCACAGAATATATGCACCAGTCTAAATTTAACCCAAATCTGAGTGTAGGAGATAAGGTCAAAAAAGGTGATATCATCGGATATGTAGGAAGCACCGGGAACAGCACCGGTCCTCATCTTCATTTTGGGGTTATGGTTAATGGGGTAAATCAGAATCCTCTGAATTATGTGAAGAGACCGTCATAA
- a CDS encoding acyl-CoA thioesterase, protein MKEESEKTYTYYRKAQYHETDQMGIIHHSNYVKWMEEARIGYMSRMGFSYKKVEELGVISPVVEISVAYRKQVFFDDEIRIRVGIKQYNGISLEFNYEFFNASRNEICTTAYSRHCFLKDGKLIALKKELPELNRIITDCL, encoded by the coding sequence ATGAAGGAAGAATCAGAAAAAACATACACTTATTACAGAAAAGCGCAATATCATGAAACAGACCAGATGGGCATTATCCATCACTCTAATTATGTAAAATGGATGGAAGAGGCCAGGATTGGATATATGAGCCGGATGGGTTTCAGCTATAAGAAAGTAGAAGAGTTGGGAGTGATCTCCCCTGTTGTGGAAATTTCAGTTGCATATAGAAAGCAGGTTTTCTTCGATGATGAAATCCGGATCCGCGTTGGCATTAAGCAGTATAATGGAATTTCTCTGGAATTTAATTATGAATTTTTTAATGCGAGCAGAAATGAAATCTGCACAACCGCTTATTCCAGACATTGTTTTCTAAAAGATGGGAAACTGATCGCTCTCAAAAAAGAGCTTCCGGAATTGAATCGCATTATTACAGATTGTCTGTAA